The following proteins are encoded in a genomic region of Triticum dicoccoides isolate Atlit2015 ecotype Zavitan chromosome 1B, WEW_v2.0, whole genome shotgun sequence:
- the LOC119317521 gene encoding uncharacterized protein LOC119317521 isoform X2, whose translation MLLRCRALSQLLSAPSASPISQLLGYHSRLLSAAVPVGPPNPSFAVEDYLVSTCGLTRPQALQASPKFSHLKSPSKPDAVLAFLAGLGLSGADVAAVVARDPRFLCAGVGTILAPNVAALTGIGLSRSDIARLVLVAGNQFRRRSIVTNLHYCLCIFGSYENLLTAIKRKSYILMSDLERVVKPNVALLREFGLGPCDIAKLCVAHPWLLTCNVERIRATVLRVDVLGIPRWSGMFWHAMGAVAFVSEEKIAAAVEHLKKMFRWSDAEVGIAISKAPNVLNKTKESLQRSLEGRLRPRSYVVKFLKANGLLDPGRDLYTAVTLSEKVFMEKFICPHKEAAPHLAEDYAAACRGELTARFRLNEAGMGHGN comes from the exons ATGCTCCTCCGATGCCGCGCCCTCTCCCAGCTCCTCTCGGCCCCCTCCGCCTCTCCCATCTCCCAGCTCCTCGGCTACCACAGCCGCCTCCTCTCAGCGGCCGTGCCCGTCGGTCCCCCAAACCCTAGCTTCGCCGTCGAGGACTACCTCGTCTCCACCTGCGGCCTCACCCGACCCCAGGCCCTCCAGGCCTCCCCCAAGTTCTCCCACCTCAAGTCCCCCTCCAAGCCCGACGCCGtcctcgccttcctcgccggcctcggcctctccggcgccgacgTGGCCGCCGTCGTCGCCAGGGACCCCCGGTTCCTTTGCGCCGGCGTGGGGACAATACTGGCCCCCAACGTCGCCGCGCTCACCGGCATCGGTCTCTCGCGCTCTGACATCGCGCGCCTCGTCTTGGTCGCCGGCAACCAGTTCCGCCGTAGATCCATCGTCACCAATCTACACTACTGCCTGTGCATCTTCGGGTCCTACGAGAATCTCCTCACTGCTATCAAGCGCAAATCCTACATTCTCATGTCCGACCTCGAGAGGGTGGTCAAGCCCAACGTTGCGCTCCTGCGAGAGTTCGGGCTTGGTCCTTGTGATATTGCCAAGCTGTGCGTCGCCCACCCATGGCTGCTCACCTGCAACGTAGAGCGTATCCGGGCGACGGTGTTGCGTGTCGATGTTCTGGGTATACCCCGATGGTCTGGGATGTTTTGGCATGCGATGGGTGCTGTTGCATTCGTCAGCGAGGAGAAAATTGCTGCCGCAGTGGAGCACTTGAAGAAAATGTTCAGGTGGTCAGATGCTGAGGTGGGCATTGCTATTTCCAAGGCTCCAAATGTGCTGAATAAGACTAAGGAGTCTCTGCAGAGAAG CCTGGAGGGCCGGCTAAGGCCCCGGAGCTATGTCGTGAAGTTTCTTAAGGCAAATGGATTGCTAGATCCCGGCCGGGACTTGTATACCGCAGTCACACTGAGTGAGAAGGTATTCATGGAGAAGTTCATATGCCCTCACAAGGAAGCTGCACCCCACCTTGCTGAAGATTATGCAGCAGCTTGCAGAGGGGAATTGACGGCTAGATTCAGATTAAATGAAGCAGGGATGGGCC
- the LOC119317521 gene encoding transcription termination factor MTERF4, chloroplastic-like isoform X1 has translation MLLRCRALSQLLSAPSASPISQLLGYHSRLLSAAVPVGPPNPSFAVEDYLVSTCGLTRPQALQASPKFSHLKSPSKPDAVLAFLAGLGLSGADVAAVVARDPRFLCAGVGTILAPNVAALTGIGLSRSDIARLVLVAGNQFRRRSIVTNLHYCLCIFGSYENLLTAIKRKSYILMSDLERVVKPNVALLREFGLGPCDIAKLCVAHPWLLTCNVERIRATVLRVDVLGIPRWSGMFWHAMGAVAFVSEEKIAAAVEHLKKMFRWSDAEVGIAISKAPNVLNKTKESLQRRSEFLISDLGLEPAYIAHRSVMLLYSLEGRLRPRSYVVKFLKANGLLDPGRDLYTAVTLSEKVFMEKFICPHKEAAPHLAEDYAAACRGELTARFRLNEAGMGHGN, from the coding sequence ATGCTCCTCCGATGCCGCGCCCTCTCCCAGCTCCTCTCGGCCCCCTCCGCCTCTCCCATCTCCCAGCTCCTCGGCTACCACAGCCGCCTCCTCTCAGCGGCCGTGCCCGTCGGTCCCCCAAACCCTAGCTTCGCCGTCGAGGACTACCTCGTCTCCACCTGCGGCCTCACCCGACCCCAGGCCCTCCAGGCCTCCCCCAAGTTCTCCCACCTCAAGTCCCCCTCCAAGCCCGACGCCGtcctcgccttcctcgccggcctcggcctctccggcgccgacgTGGCCGCCGTCGTCGCCAGGGACCCCCGGTTCCTTTGCGCCGGCGTGGGGACAATACTGGCCCCCAACGTCGCCGCGCTCACCGGCATCGGTCTCTCGCGCTCTGACATCGCGCGCCTCGTCTTGGTCGCCGGCAACCAGTTCCGCCGTAGATCCATCGTCACCAATCTACACTACTGCCTGTGCATCTTCGGGTCCTACGAGAATCTCCTCACTGCTATCAAGCGCAAATCCTACATTCTCATGTCCGACCTCGAGAGGGTGGTCAAGCCCAACGTTGCGCTCCTGCGAGAGTTCGGGCTTGGTCCTTGTGATATTGCCAAGCTGTGCGTCGCCCACCCATGGCTGCTCACCTGCAACGTAGAGCGTATCCGGGCGACGGTGTTGCGTGTCGATGTTCTGGGTATACCCCGATGGTCTGGGATGTTTTGGCATGCGATGGGTGCTGTTGCATTCGTCAGCGAGGAGAAAATTGCTGCCGCAGTGGAGCACTTGAAGAAAATGTTCAGGTGGTCAGATGCTGAGGTGGGCATTGCTATTTCCAAGGCTCCAAATGTGCTGAATAAGACTAAGGAGTCTCTGCAGAGAAGGTCAGAGTTCCTAATCTCTGATTTGGGGTTGGAACCCGCATACATTGCTCATCGCTCGGTAATGCTCTTGTACAGCCTGGAGGGCCGGCTAAGGCCCCGGAGCTATGTCGTGAAGTTTCTTAAGGCAAATGGATTGCTAGATCCCGGCCGGGACTTGTATACCGCAGTCACACTGAGTGAGAAGGTATTCATGGAGAAGTTCATATGCCCTCACAAGGAAGCTGCACCCCACCTTGCTGAAGATTATGCAGCAGCTTGCAGAGGGGAATTGACGGCTAGATTCAGATTAAATGAAGCAGGGATGGGCC